In one Antennarius striatus isolate MH-2024 chromosome 1, ASM4005453v1, whole genome shotgun sequence genomic region, the following are encoded:
- the gatm gene encoding glycine amidinotransferase, mitochondrial, producing the protein MLRVRCLRGGSRGAEAAHLIGAMLGRSVSGWTQKLFQSTSSAAAAQTQHAVFEEHVTEPTEQQCPVSSYNEWDPLEEVIVGRAENAHVPAFTVEVKANTYEKYWPFYQKYGGHSFPEDHLKKAVAEIEEMCNILRHEGVTVRRPELNDWSQDYKTPDFTSSGMYAAMPRDILLVVGNEIIEAPMAWRSRFFEYRAYRPLIKEYFRKGAKWTTAPKPTMANELYDQEYPIRTVEDRHKLAAQGKFVTTEYEPCFDAADFIRAGRDIFVQRSQVTNYMGIEWMRRHLAPDYKIHIVSFKDPNPMHIDATFNIIGPGLVLSNPDRPCKQVDMFKKAGWTIVKPPTPLIPDDHPLWMSSKWLSMNVLMLDEKRVMVDANESTIQKMFENLGIKTIKVSIRHANSLGGGFHCWTTDVRRRGTLQSYFY; encoded by the exons ATGCTGCGAGTCAGGTGTCTGAGAGGAGGTAGCAGGGGGGCCGAGGCTGCCCATCTGATCGGAGCCATG CTTGGCCGATCTGTGTCTGGATGGACCCAGAAGCTCTTCCAGAGCACTTCTagtgctgcagccgcacagacGCAGCATGCAGTTTTTGAGGAACATGTTACTGAACCCACTGAGCAACAATGCCCTGTTTCCAGCTACAATGAGTGGGATCCTCTTGAAGAGGTGATTGTAGGTCGTGCTGAAAATGCCCATGTCCCTGCCTTCACCGTGGAAGTGAAA GCCAACACATATGAGAAGTATTGGCCCTTCTATCAGAAATATGGGGGACACTCTTTTCCTGAGGACCACTTAAAGAAAGCCGTCGCTGAGATTGAAGAAATGTGCAATATTCTACGCCATGAGGGTGTCACTGTGAGGAGGCCAGAACTCAACGACTGGTCACAAGACTACAAAACAccagacttcacctcatcag GTATGTATGCTGCCATGCCGAGAGACATCCTTCTTGTTGTGGGAAATGAGATTATCGAAGCTCCTATGGCCTGGAGGTCTCGCTTCTTTGAGTACCGAGCCTACAGACCTCTGATCAAggaatatttcagaaaaggtGCTAAATGGACCACTGCTCCTAAACCCACCATGGCCAATGAGCTCTATGATCAG GAATACCCGATACGAACAGTGGAGGACAGACACAAACTGGCTGCCCAGGGGAAGTTTGTGACCACAGAATACGAACCCTGCTTTGATGCTGCTGATTTCATCCGAGCTGGGAGGGATATTTTTGTCCAGAGGAGTCAG GTTACAAACTACATGGGAATTGAATGGATGCGTCGTCATCTGGCTCCAGACTATAAGATCCACATAGTCTCATTCAAGGACCCCAACCCCATGCACATTGATGCCACTTTTAACATCATCGGGCCGGGATTGGTACTGTCAAACCCTGATCGTCCCTGTAAACAG GTTGACATGTTCAAGAAAGCTGGCTGGACAATTGTGAAACCTCCAACACCTCTGATTCCTGATG ACCACCCCTTGTGGATGTCCTCCAAATGGTTGTCCATGAACGTTCTGATGTTGGATGAGAAGCGCGTTATGGTCGATGCCAATGAAAGCAccattcaaaaaatgtttgaaaatcttG gtATCAAAACCATAAAGGTGAGCATTCGTCATGCCAATTCCCTGGGTGGCGGCTTCCACTGCTGGACAACTGATGTCCGCCGCCGTGGTACCTTGCAGTCCTACTTCTATTAG